The following proteins are co-located in the Syngnathus scovelli strain Florida chromosome 21, RoL_Ssco_1.2, whole genome shotgun sequence genome:
- the LOC125991165 gene encoding calcium/calmodulin-dependent protein kinase type II subunit gamma isoform X11 has translation MATTGTSTRFTDEYQLYEELGKGAFSVVRRCVKKSSGQEYAAKIINTKKLSARDHQKLEREARICRLLKHPNIVRLHDSISEEGFHYLVFDLVTGGELFEDIVAREYYSEADASHCISQILESVNHIHQHDIVHRDLKPENLLLASKMKGAAVKLADFGLAIEVQGDQQAWFGFAGTPGYLSPEVLRKDPYGKPVDIWACGVILYILLVGYPPFWDEDQHKLYQQIKAGAYDFPSPEWDTVTPEAKNLINQMLTINPAKRITAEQALKHPWVCHRSTVASMMHRQETVECLRKFNARRKLKGAILTTMLVSRNFSVGRQHTNSAAAASSTASLAQEACKSLLNKKSDSAKPSTNNSKNSIVSAINALKDSNMATNAQMESQSTVVHNPPDGIKGSTESNATNDEEEMKGRKQEIIKITEQLIEAINNGDFDAYTRICDPGLTSFEPEALGNLVEGMDFHKFYFENLLSKNNKPVHTTLLNPHVHLIGEDAACIAYIRLTQFVDSGGRPRSSQSEETRVWHRRDSKWLNVHFHCSGAPAAPLQ, from the exons CACCAGAAGCTGGAGCGCGAGGCTCGCATCTGCCGGCTCCTCAAACACCCCAACATCG tgcgactGCATGACAGCATTTCAGAAGAGGGCTTTCATTACCTCGTCTTTGACCT GGTGACAGGAGGGGAGCTTTTTGAAGATATCGTAGCCAGGGAGTACTACAGCGAGGCCGACGCCAG TCATTGCATTAGTCAGATCTTGGAGAGTGTCAATCATATCCACCAGCATGATATTGTGCACAGAGACCTCAAG CCTGAGAACCTGTTGTTGGCCAGTAAGATGAAGGGAGCTGCAGTGAAGCTGGCAGACTTCGGCCTGGCTATTGAGGTGCAGGGAGACCAGCAGGCTTGGTTTG GCTTTGCCGGCACGCCTGGCTATCTGTCCCCGGAAGTCCTTCGGAAGGACCCCTACGGCAAGCCCGTGGACATATGGGCTTGCG GTGTTATTCTCTATATCTTGTTAGTTGGTTATCCTCCATTCTGGGATGAGGATCAGCACAAGTTATATCAGCAGATCAAAGCCGGAGCCTACGAC TTTCCTTCTCCCGAGTGGGACACGGTGACCCCCGAGGCCAAGAACCTGATCAACCAGATGTTGACCATCAACCCGGCCAAGAGAATCACTGCCGAGCAGGCTCTCAAGCACCCGTGGGTCTGC CACCGCTCCACAGTGGCATCCATGATGCACAGACAGGAAACTGTCGAGTGCCTCCGCAAGTTTAACGCTCGCCGAAAACTCAAG GGAGCCATCCTCACCACCATGCTGGTGTCCAGAAACTTCTCAG TGGGCCGGCAGCATACCAACTCTGCTGCTGCCGCCTCCTCCACTGCCTCACTGGCTCAGGAAG CATGCAAAAGTTTACTCAACAAGAAATCCGACTCTGCTAAG CCTTCCACCAACAACAGTAAGAACAGTATAGTGAGCGCCATCAATGCCCTGAAAGACAGCAACATGGCAACCAACGCCCAGATG GAGTCTCAAAGCACGGTGGTCCACAACCCTCCCGATGGCATCAAG GGGTCAACAGAGAGCAACGCCACCAACGACGAGGAAGAAATGAAAG GCCGCAAGCAGGAGATCATCAAGATCACTGAGCAGCTGATTGAAGCCATCAACAACGGCGACTTTGACGCCTACAC GAGGATTTGCGATCCCGGGCTCACTTCCTTCGAACCCGAGGCTCTGGGAAACCTGGTGGAGGGCATGGACTTCCACAAGTTCTACTTTGAAAACT TGCTGAGCAAGAACAACAAGCCGGTGCACACCACCCTGCTCAACCCGCACGTGCACCTGATCGGCGAGGACGCGGCGTGCATCGCGTACATCCGCCTCACGCAGTTCGTAGACTCGGGCGGCCGCCCGCGCTCCAGCCAATCGGAGGAGACCCGCGTGTGGCACCGCCGCGACAGCAAGTGGCTCAACGTTCACTTCCACTGCTCGGGAGCGCCCGCCGCGCCACTACAGTGA
- the LOC125991165 gene encoding calcium/calmodulin-dependent protein kinase type II subunit gamma isoform X1: protein MATTGTSTRFTDEYQLYEELGKGAFSVVRRCVKKSSGQEYAAKIINTKKLSARDHQKLEREARICRLLKHPNIVRLHDSISEEGFHYLVFDLVTGGELFEDIVAREYYSEADASHCISQILESVNHIHQHDIVHRDLKPENLLLASKMKGAAVKLADFGLAIEVQGDQQAWFGFAGTPGYLSPEVLRKDPYGKPVDIWACGVILYILLVGYPPFWDEDQHKLYQQIKAGAYDFPSPEWDTVTPEAKNLINQMLTINPAKRITAEQALKHPWVCHRSTVASMMHRQETVECLRKFNARRKLKGAILTTMLVSRNFSVGRQHTNSAAAASSTASLAQEACKSLLNKKSDSAKPSTNNSKNSIVSAINALKDSNMATNAQMESQSTVVHNPPDGIKGSTESNATNDEEEMKGKQADSSALSLSSATEEMPPLLPSPQSSPAIPPHDVKRMAWNSTGNSDSELSCPPAAAVATTVAPVGGNNSAAAQSNVKQSRKQEIIKITEQLIEAINNGDFDAYTRICDPGLTSFEPEALGNLVEGMDFHKFYFENLLSKNNKPVHTTLLNPHVHLIGEDAACIAYIRLTQFVDSGGRPRSSQSEETRVWHRRDSKWLNVHFHCSGAPAAPLQ from the exons CACCAGAAGCTGGAGCGCGAGGCTCGCATCTGCCGGCTCCTCAAACACCCCAACATCG tgcgactGCATGACAGCATTTCAGAAGAGGGCTTTCATTACCTCGTCTTTGACCT GGTGACAGGAGGGGAGCTTTTTGAAGATATCGTAGCCAGGGAGTACTACAGCGAGGCCGACGCCAG TCATTGCATTAGTCAGATCTTGGAGAGTGTCAATCATATCCACCAGCATGATATTGTGCACAGAGACCTCAAG CCTGAGAACCTGTTGTTGGCCAGTAAGATGAAGGGAGCTGCAGTGAAGCTGGCAGACTTCGGCCTGGCTATTGAGGTGCAGGGAGACCAGCAGGCTTGGTTTG GCTTTGCCGGCACGCCTGGCTATCTGTCCCCGGAAGTCCTTCGGAAGGACCCCTACGGCAAGCCCGTGGACATATGGGCTTGCG GTGTTATTCTCTATATCTTGTTAGTTGGTTATCCTCCATTCTGGGATGAGGATCAGCACAAGTTATATCAGCAGATCAAAGCCGGAGCCTACGAC TTTCCTTCTCCCGAGTGGGACACGGTGACCCCCGAGGCCAAGAACCTGATCAACCAGATGTTGACCATCAACCCGGCCAAGAGAATCACTGCCGAGCAGGCTCTCAAGCACCCGTGGGTCTGC CACCGCTCCACAGTGGCATCCATGATGCACAGACAGGAAACTGTCGAGTGCCTCCGCAAGTTTAACGCTCGCCGAAAACTCAAG GGAGCCATCCTCACCACCATGCTGGTGTCCAGAAACTTCTCAG TGGGCCGGCAGCATACCAACTCTGCTGCTGCCGCCTCCTCCACTGCCTCACTGGCTCAGGAAG CATGCAAAAGTTTACTCAACAAGAAATCCGACTCTGCTAAG CCTTCCACCAACAACAGTAAGAACAGTATAGTGAGCGCCATCAATGCCCTGAAAGACAGCAACATGGCAACCAACGCCCAGATG GAGTCTCAAAGCACGGTGGTCCACAACCCTCCCGATGGCATCAAG GGGTCAACAGAGAGCAACGCCACCAACGACGAGGAAGAAATGAAAGGTAAGCAAG CGGACAGTTCAGCGCTGAGTCTGAGCAGCGCCACCGAGGAGATGCCCCCACTTCTGCCCTCACCTCAAAGCTCACCTGCCA TACCACCGCATGACGTAAAACGCATGGCTTGGAACAGCACGGGCAACAGCGACTCTGAACTGtcctgcccgcccgccgccgccgtcgccacCACCGTCGCTCCAGTAGGGGGCAACAACTCTGCCGCTGCTCAAAGCAACGTTAAGCAGA GCCGCAAGCAGGAGATCATCAAGATCACTGAGCAGCTGATTGAAGCCATCAACAACGGCGACTTTGACGCCTACAC GAGGATTTGCGATCCCGGGCTCACTTCCTTCGAACCCGAGGCTCTGGGAAACCTGGTGGAGGGCATGGACTTCCACAAGTTCTACTTTGAAAACT TGCTGAGCAAGAACAACAAGCCGGTGCACACCACCCTGCTCAACCCGCACGTGCACCTGATCGGCGAGGACGCGGCGTGCATCGCGTACATCCGCCTCACGCAGTTCGTAGACTCGGGCGGCCGCCCGCGCTCCAGCCAATCGGAGGAGACCCGCGTGTGGCACCGCCGCGACAGCAAGTGGCTCAACGTTCACTTCCACTGCTCGGGAGCGCCCGCCGCGCCACTACAGTGA
- the LOC125991165 gene encoding calcium/calmodulin-dependent protein kinase type II subunit gamma isoform X3 has translation MATTGTSTRFTDEYQLYEELGKGAFSVVRRCVKKSSGQEYAAKIINTKKLSARDHQKLEREARICRLLKHPNIVRLHDSISEEGFHYLVFDLVTGGELFEDIVAREYYSEADASHCISQILESVNHIHQHDIVHRDLKPENLLLASKMKGAAVKLADFGLAIEVQGDQQAWFGFAGTPGYLSPEVLRKDPYGKPVDIWACGVILYILLVGYPPFWDEDQHKLYQQIKAGAYDFPSPEWDTVTPEAKNLINQMLTINPAKRITAEQALKHPWVCHRSTVASMMHRQETVECLRKFNARRKLKGAILTTMLVSRNFSACKSLLNKKSDSAKPSTNNSKNSIVSAINALKDSNMATNAQMESQSTVVHNPPDGIKGSTESNATNDEEEMKGKQADSSALSLSSATEEMPPLLPSPQSSPAIPPHDVKRMAWNSTGNSDSELSCPPAAAVATTVAPVGGNNSAAAQSNVKQSRKQEIIKITEQLIEAINNGDFDAYTRICDPGLTSFEPEALGNLVEGMDFHKFYFENLLSKNNKPVHTTLLNPHVHLIGEDAACIAYIRLTQFVDSGGRPRSSQSEETRVWHRRDSKWLNVHFHCSGAPAAPLQ, from the exons CACCAGAAGCTGGAGCGCGAGGCTCGCATCTGCCGGCTCCTCAAACACCCCAACATCG tgcgactGCATGACAGCATTTCAGAAGAGGGCTTTCATTACCTCGTCTTTGACCT GGTGACAGGAGGGGAGCTTTTTGAAGATATCGTAGCCAGGGAGTACTACAGCGAGGCCGACGCCAG TCATTGCATTAGTCAGATCTTGGAGAGTGTCAATCATATCCACCAGCATGATATTGTGCACAGAGACCTCAAG CCTGAGAACCTGTTGTTGGCCAGTAAGATGAAGGGAGCTGCAGTGAAGCTGGCAGACTTCGGCCTGGCTATTGAGGTGCAGGGAGACCAGCAGGCTTGGTTTG GCTTTGCCGGCACGCCTGGCTATCTGTCCCCGGAAGTCCTTCGGAAGGACCCCTACGGCAAGCCCGTGGACATATGGGCTTGCG GTGTTATTCTCTATATCTTGTTAGTTGGTTATCCTCCATTCTGGGATGAGGATCAGCACAAGTTATATCAGCAGATCAAAGCCGGAGCCTACGAC TTTCCTTCTCCCGAGTGGGACACGGTGACCCCCGAGGCCAAGAACCTGATCAACCAGATGTTGACCATCAACCCGGCCAAGAGAATCACTGCCGAGCAGGCTCTCAAGCACCCGTGGGTCTGC CACCGCTCCACAGTGGCATCCATGATGCACAGACAGGAAACTGTCGAGTGCCTCCGCAAGTTTAACGCTCGCCGAAAACTCAAG GGAGCCATCCTCACCACCATGCTGGTGTCCAGAAACTTCTCAG CATGCAAAAGTTTACTCAACAAGAAATCCGACTCTGCTAAG CCTTCCACCAACAACAGTAAGAACAGTATAGTGAGCGCCATCAATGCCCTGAAAGACAGCAACATGGCAACCAACGCCCAGATG GAGTCTCAAAGCACGGTGGTCCACAACCCTCCCGATGGCATCAAG GGGTCAACAGAGAGCAACGCCACCAACGACGAGGAAGAAATGAAAGGTAAGCAAG CGGACAGTTCAGCGCTGAGTCTGAGCAGCGCCACCGAGGAGATGCCCCCACTTCTGCCCTCACCTCAAAGCTCACCTGCCA TACCACCGCATGACGTAAAACGCATGGCTTGGAACAGCACGGGCAACAGCGACTCTGAACTGtcctgcccgcccgccgccgccgtcgccacCACCGTCGCTCCAGTAGGGGGCAACAACTCTGCCGCTGCTCAAAGCAACGTTAAGCAGA GCCGCAAGCAGGAGATCATCAAGATCACTGAGCAGCTGATTGAAGCCATCAACAACGGCGACTTTGACGCCTACAC GAGGATTTGCGATCCCGGGCTCACTTCCTTCGAACCCGAGGCTCTGGGAAACCTGGTGGAGGGCATGGACTTCCACAAGTTCTACTTTGAAAACT TGCTGAGCAAGAACAACAAGCCGGTGCACACCACCCTGCTCAACCCGCACGTGCACCTGATCGGCGAGGACGCGGCGTGCATCGCGTACATCCGCCTCACGCAGTTCGTAGACTCGGGCGGCCGCCCGCGCTCCAGCCAATCGGAGGAGACCCGCGTGTGGCACCGCCGCGACAGCAAGTGGCTCAACGTTCACTTCCACTGCTCGGGAGCGCCCGCCGCGCCACTACAGTGA
- the LOC125991165 gene encoding calcium/calmodulin-dependent protein kinase type II delta chain isoform X6, producing the protein MATTGTSTRFTDEYQLYEELGKGAFSVVRRCVKKSSGQEYAAKIINTKKLSARDHQKLEREARICRLLKHPNIVRLHDSISEEGFHYLVFDLVTGGELFEDIVAREYYSEADASHCISQILESVNHIHQHDIVHRDLKPENLLLASKMKGAAVKLADFGLAIEVQGDQQAWFGFAGTPGYLSPEVLRKDPYGKPVDIWACGVILYILLVGYPPFWDEDQHKLYQQIKAGAYDFPSPEWDTVTPEAKNLINQMLTINPAKRITAEQALKHPWVCHRSTVASMMHRQETVECLRKFNARRKLKGAILTTMLVSRNFSACKSLLNKKSDSAKESQSTVVHNPPDGIKGSTESNATNDEEEMKGKQADSSALSLSSATEEMPPLLPSPQSSPAIPPHDVKRMAWNSTGNSDSELSCPPAAAVATTVAPVGGNNSAAAQSNVKQSRKQEIIKITEQLIEAINNGDFDAYTRICDPGLTSFEPEALGNLVEGMDFHKFYFENLLSKNNKPVHTTLLNPHVHLIGEDAACIAYIRLTQFVDSGGRPRSSQSEETRVWHRRDSKWLNVHFHCSGAPAAPLQ; encoded by the exons CACCAGAAGCTGGAGCGCGAGGCTCGCATCTGCCGGCTCCTCAAACACCCCAACATCG tgcgactGCATGACAGCATTTCAGAAGAGGGCTTTCATTACCTCGTCTTTGACCT GGTGACAGGAGGGGAGCTTTTTGAAGATATCGTAGCCAGGGAGTACTACAGCGAGGCCGACGCCAG TCATTGCATTAGTCAGATCTTGGAGAGTGTCAATCATATCCACCAGCATGATATTGTGCACAGAGACCTCAAG CCTGAGAACCTGTTGTTGGCCAGTAAGATGAAGGGAGCTGCAGTGAAGCTGGCAGACTTCGGCCTGGCTATTGAGGTGCAGGGAGACCAGCAGGCTTGGTTTG GCTTTGCCGGCACGCCTGGCTATCTGTCCCCGGAAGTCCTTCGGAAGGACCCCTACGGCAAGCCCGTGGACATATGGGCTTGCG GTGTTATTCTCTATATCTTGTTAGTTGGTTATCCTCCATTCTGGGATGAGGATCAGCACAAGTTATATCAGCAGATCAAAGCCGGAGCCTACGAC TTTCCTTCTCCCGAGTGGGACACGGTGACCCCCGAGGCCAAGAACCTGATCAACCAGATGTTGACCATCAACCCGGCCAAGAGAATCACTGCCGAGCAGGCTCTCAAGCACCCGTGGGTCTGC CACCGCTCCACAGTGGCATCCATGATGCACAGACAGGAAACTGTCGAGTGCCTCCGCAAGTTTAACGCTCGCCGAAAACTCAAG GGAGCCATCCTCACCACCATGCTGGTGTCCAGAAACTTCTCAG CATGCAAAAGTTTACTCAACAAGAAATCCGACTCTGCTAAG GAGTCTCAAAGCACGGTGGTCCACAACCCTCCCGATGGCATCAAG GGGTCAACAGAGAGCAACGCCACCAACGACGAGGAAGAAATGAAAGGTAAGCAAG CGGACAGTTCAGCGCTGAGTCTGAGCAGCGCCACCGAGGAGATGCCCCCACTTCTGCCCTCACCTCAAAGCTCACCTGCCA TACCACCGCATGACGTAAAACGCATGGCTTGGAACAGCACGGGCAACAGCGACTCTGAACTGtcctgcccgcccgccgccgccgtcgccacCACCGTCGCTCCAGTAGGGGGCAACAACTCTGCCGCTGCTCAAAGCAACGTTAAGCAGA GCCGCAAGCAGGAGATCATCAAGATCACTGAGCAGCTGATTGAAGCCATCAACAACGGCGACTTTGACGCCTACAC GAGGATTTGCGATCCCGGGCTCACTTCCTTCGAACCCGAGGCTCTGGGAAACCTGGTGGAGGGCATGGACTTCCACAAGTTCTACTTTGAAAACT TGCTGAGCAAGAACAACAAGCCGGTGCACACCACCCTGCTCAACCCGCACGTGCACCTGATCGGCGAGGACGCGGCGTGCATCGCGTACATCCGCCTCACGCAGTTCGTAGACTCGGGCGGCCGCCCGCGCTCCAGCCAATCGGAGGAGACCCGCGTGTGGCACCGCCGCGACAGCAAGTGGCTCAACGTTCACTTCCACTGCTCGGGAGCGCCCGCCGCGCCACTACAGTGA
- the LOC125991165 gene encoding calcium/calmodulin-dependent protein kinase type II subunit gamma isoform X5 yields MATTGTSTRFTDEYQLYEELGKGAFSVVRRCVKKSSGQEYAAKIINTKKLSARDHQKLEREARICRLLKHPNIVRLHDSISEEGFHYLVFDLVTGGELFEDIVAREYYSEADASHCISQILESVNHIHQHDIVHRDLKPENLLLASKMKGAAVKLADFGLAIEVQGDQQAWFGFAGTPGYLSPEVLRKDPYGKPVDIWACGVILYILLVGYPPFWDEDQHKLYQQIKAGAYDFPSPEWDTVTPEAKNLINQMLTINPAKRITAEQALKHPWVCHRSTVASMMHRQETVECLRKFNARRKLKGAILTTMLVSRNFSVGRQHTNSAAAASSTASLAQEACKSLLNKKSDSAKESQSTVVHNPPDGIKGSTESNATNDEEEMKADSSALSLSSATEEMPPLLPSPQSSPAIPPHDVKRMAWNSTGNSDSELSCPPAAAVATTVAPVGGNNSAAAQSNVKQSRKQEIIKITEQLIEAINNGDFDAYTRICDPGLTSFEPEALGNLVEGMDFHKFYFENLLSKNNKPVHTTLLNPHVHLIGEDAACIAYIRLTQFVDSGGRPRSSQSEETRVWHRRDSKWLNVHFHCSGAPAAPLQ; encoded by the exons CACCAGAAGCTGGAGCGCGAGGCTCGCATCTGCCGGCTCCTCAAACACCCCAACATCG tgcgactGCATGACAGCATTTCAGAAGAGGGCTTTCATTACCTCGTCTTTGACCT GGTGACAGGAGGGGAGCTTTTTGAAGATATCGTAGCCAGGGAGTACTACAGCGAGGCCGACGCCAG TCATTGCATTAGTCAGATCTTGGAGAGTGTCAATCATATCCACCAGCATGATATTGTGCACAGAGACCTCAAG CCTGAGAACCTGTTGTTGGCCAGTAAGATGAAGGGAGCTGCAGTGAAGCTGGCAGACTTCGGCCTGGCTATTGAGGTGCAGGGAGACCAGCAGGCTTGGTTTG GCTTTGCCGGCACGCCTGGCTATCTGTCCCCGGAAGTCCTTCGGAAGGACCCCTACGGCAAGCCCGTGGACATATGGGCTTGCG GTGTTATTCTCTATATCTTGTTAGTTGGTTATCCTCCATTCTGGGATGAGGATCAGCACAAGTTATATCAGCAGATCAAAGCCGGAGCCTACGAC TTTCCTTCTCCCGAGTGGGACACGGTGACCCCCGAGGCCAAGAACCTGATCAACCAGATGTTGACCATCAACCCGGCCAAGAGAATCACTGCCGAGCAGGCTCTCAAGCACCCGTGGGTCTGC CACCGCTCCACAGTGGCATCCATGATGCACAGACAGGAAACTGTCGAGTGCCTCCGCAAGTTTAACGCTCGCCGAAAACTCAAG GGAGCCATCCTCACCACCATGCTGGTGTCCAGAAACTTCTCAG TGGGCCGGCAGCATACCAACTCTGCTGCTGCCGCCTCCTCCACTGCCTCACTGGCTCAGGAAG CATGCAAAAGTTTACTCAACAAGAAATCCGACTCTGCTAAG GAGTCTCAAAGCACGGTGGTCCACAACCCTCCCGATGGCATCAAG GGGTCAACAGAGAGCAACGCCACCAACGACGAGGAAGAAATGAAAG CGGACAGTTCAGCGCTGAGTCTGAGCAGCGCCACCGAGGAGATGCCCCCACTTCTGCCCTCACCTCAAAGCTCACCTGCCA TACCACCGCATGACGTAAAACGCATGGCTTGGAACAGCACGGGCAACAGCGACTCTGAACTGtcctgcccgcccgccgccgccgtcgccacCACCGTCGCTCCAGTAGGGGGCAACAACTCTGCCGCTGCTCAAAGCAACGTTAAGCAGA GCCGCAAGCAGGAGATCATCAAGATCACTGAGCAGCTGATTGAAGCCATCAACAACGGCGACTTTGACGCCTACAC GAGGATTTGCGATCCCGGGCTCACTTCCTTCGAACCCGAGGCTCTGGGAAACCTGGTGGAGGGCATGGACTTCCACAAGTTCTACTTTGAAAACT TGCTGAGCAAGAACAACAAGCCGGTGCACACCACCCTGCTCAACCCGCACGTGCACCTGATCGGCGAGGACGCGGCGTGCATCGCGTACATCCGCCTCACGCAGTTCGTAGACTCGGGCGGCCGCCCGCGCTCCAGCCAATCGGAGGAGACCCGCGTGTGGCACCGCCGCGACAGCAAGTGGCTCAACGTTCACTTCCACTGCTCGGGAGCGCCCGCCGCGCCACTACAGTGA
- the LOC125991165 gene encoding calcium/calmodulin-dependent protein kinase type II subunit gamma isoform X4, translating to MATTGTSTRFTDEYQLYEELGKGAFSVVRRCVKKSSGQEYAAKIINTKKLSARDHQKLEREARICRLLKHPNIVRLHDSISEEGFHYLVFDLVTGGELFEDIVAREYYSEADASHCISQILESVNHIHQHDIVHRDLKPENLLLASKMKGAAVKLADFGLAIEVQGDQQAWFGFAGTPGYLSPEVLRKDPYGKPVDIWACGVILYILLVGYPPFWDEDQHKLYQQIKAGAYDFPSPEWDTVTPEAKNLINQMLTINPAKRITAEQALKHPWVCHRSTVASMMHRQETVECLRKFNARRKLKGAILTTMLVSRNFSVGRQHTNSAAAASSTASLAQEACKSLLNKKSDSAKESQSTVVHNPPDGIKGSTESNATNDEEEMKGKQADSSALSLSSATEEMPPLLPSPQSSPAIPPHDVKRMAWNSTGNSDSELSCPPAAAVATTVAPVGGNNSAAAQSNVKQSRKQEIIKITEQLIEAINNGDFDAYTRICDPGLTSFEPEALGNLVEGMDFHKFYFENLLSKNNKPVHTTLLNPHVHLIGEDAACIAYIRLTQFVDSGGRPRSSQSEETRVWHRRDSKWLNVHFHCSGAPAAPLQ from the exons CACCAGAAGCTGGAGCGCGAGGCTCGCATCTGCCGGCTCCTCAAACACCCCAACATCG tgcgactGCATGACAGCATTTCAGAAGAGGGCTTTCATTACCTCGTCTTTGACCT GGTGACAGGAGGGGAGCTTTTTGAAGATATCGTAGCCAGGGAGTACTACAGCGAGGCCGACGCCAG TCATTGCATTAGTCAGATCTTGGAGAGTGTCAATCATATCCACCAGCATGATATTGTGCACAGAGACCTCAAG CCTGAGAACCTGTTGTTGGCCAGTAAGATGAAGGGAGCTGCAGTGAAGCTGGCAGACTTCGGCCTGGCTATTGAGGTGCAGGGAGACCAGCAGGCTTGGTTTG GCTTTGCCGGCACGCCTGGCTATCTGTCCCCGGAAGTCCTTCGGAAGGACCCCTACGGCAAGCCCGTGGACATATGGGCTTGCG GTGTTATTCTCTATATCTTGTTAGTTGGTTATCCTCCATTCTGGGATGAGGATCAGCACAAGTTATATCAGCAGATCAAAGCCGGAGCCTACGAC TTTCCTTCTCCCGAGTGGGACACGGTGACCCCCGAGGCCAAGAACCTGATCAACCAGATGTTGACCATCAACCCGGCCAAGAGAATCACTGCCGAGCAGGCTCTCAAGCACCCGTGGGTCTGC CACCGCTCCACAGTGGCATCCATGATGCACAGACAGGAAACTGTCGAGTGCCTCCGCAAGTTTAACGCTCGCCGAAAACTCAAG GGAGCCATCCTCACCACCATGCTGGTGTCCAGAAACTTCTCAG TGGGCCGGCAGCATACCAACTCTGCTGCTGCCGCCTCCTCCACTGCCTCACTGGCTCAGGAAG CATGCAAAAGTTTACTCAACAAGAAATCCGACTCTGCTAAG GAGTCTCAAAGCACGGTGGTCCACAACCCTCCCGATGGCATCAAG GGGTCAACAGAGAGCAACGCCACCAACGACGAGGAAGAAATGAAAGGTAAGCAAG CGGACAGTTCAGCGCTGAGTCTGAGCAGCGCCACCGAGGAGATGCCCCCACTTCTGCCCTCACCTCAAAGCTCACCTGCCA TACCACCGCATGACGTAAAACGCATGGCTTGGAACAGCACGGGCAACAGCGACTCTGAACTGtcctgcccgcccgccgccgccgtcgccacCACCGTCGCTCCAGTAGGGGGCAACAACTCTGCCGCTGCTCAAAGCAACGTTAAGCAGA GCCGCAAGCAGGAGATCATCAAGATCACTGAGCAGCTGATTGAAGCCATCAACAACGGCGACTTTGACGCCTACAC GAGGATTTGCGATCCCGGGCTCACTTCCTTCGAACCCGAGGCTCTGGGAAACCTGGTGGAGGGCATGGACTTCCACAAGTTCTACTTTGAAAACT TGCTGAGCAAGAACAACAAGCCGGTGCACACCACCCTGCTCAACCCGCACGTGCACCTGATCGGCGAGGACGCGGCGTGCATCGCGTACATCCGCCTCACGCAGTTCGTAGACTCGGGCGGCCGCCCGCGCTCCAGCCAATCGGAGGAGACCCGCGTGTGGCACCGCCGCGACAGCAAGTGGCTCAACGTTCACTTCCACTGCTCGGGAGCGCCCGCCGCGCCACTACAGTGA